ttttttctgatctggtctgatctggcctggtctgatctgatctgattattcagaattaagtttaaagaaaaatctacatttattaatattaaacgacttacgtgtaaaataaatgttacacaaatttataatattgttattatttatttgacttttctcatgatttaactattccttatattagatagacatagacatgatctagatagatcggttatgatctagacatataagttctgatctggatatgatttGTATAGATCGGTTCTAATTTGGGAAGATATGTACAAATTTGGTTTTGATCTAGATATGATATGGACAGATCGATTATGATATGAACATGAATAATacagatctggacatgatctgtacagacaagttctgatctggacatgatctgtactgacaagttctgatttggacatgatctagacatatcaGTTTTGATCGAAATAGATCGATTTAAATttagacatgatctggacatatgggacatgatctagacatatgggttttgatatggacatgatcttgaCAAATCAATACAGGTTTGAACATGATCTAGATATATCGATCTGAATATATGGGTTCTGATCTACACGTAtgggttctgatctagacagatcgattttgatctggacatgatttgtgtGTATCAATTCTGACCTGGACATGACCTATACAGATGAATattgatctagacatgatttgtATATGATCTGcacatgatttgtacatatgAGTTATGATTTgcacatgatctgtacagatcagttctgatctgcacatgatctgtacagaccagttctgatctgcacatgatctgtacaaatcagtcctgatctgtacatatcaattctgatatggacatgatctgtacatatcagttctgatatggacatgatctgtacaggtcaactctgatctggacatgatctgtacatatctaatctggacatgatctgtacatatcagtttTGATCTAGTCATGATCTTTACAGACCAGTTCTAATCTGGTCATGTTCTGTACAAATcgattctgatatggacatgatctttgcagatcaattttgatctgaacataatctgtacagattcaatatctagaccagttataatatggacatatcgattctcatctagacatgatctgtacaaatcggttctgatctgaacatattggttctgtaaggatCATACATGATTtgtaaggatcggttctgatgtagacaagatctttgcagatttgaacatgatctggacatgatctgtacatatcagttatgatctggatattatctgATCATACCAGTTCTGCTTtggatatataatggttctgatctataaaaatcagttctgtTATGGACATGACatgatcatatcgtttctgatttggacttaatggttttaatttggacatgatgaatttgaagGTTTTGTTGAtgttttttatgccttaaataatatattttaattgcaccgacaacaacattcttttttttattaaagcagtaatagtaataaaataataataataataataataataataataataataataataataacaataacaataataacaatgatataaatatataccaataataataataaatataataataataataataataacaataataacaatgatataaatatataccaataataataataataataataataataataataataataataataataataatctgatatggtctggtctggtctgatctggtctgatctggtctggtctgatctgatctgatatgatatgattaaatctgaaataagtaataaggtcctgaaataaggtgaactaaacagggccttactCAGATGCATTTTATTACGATTTTTGAGGATTTGATACCCATAGGCCATTGCAAAGTCATAGGTAAACTATCAACAAAATAATCTGGTGACTTATACTCCATTTGCCTCTAATTCTTTGCTCCATTTTACTTTTCACGATTTGATATTAAGAGCAAAAATTTAGGGATCGAGGGAGTACAAACTCCGGAGTAATTTATATGAACTAGAGTTAACCAAGCTCTCCAACCGCATAACCAACAACCAACAACTAATGAAAGTTCTTACATCCGGATAGTAGTAAAGGATATGGTCCATGGATCGAGTCGAGCTCATGTCGTATAATCTACTTAGGTGTAAAGCTGTAAATCAATAGGCTTTCGTCGTTGGAGGAGAGTCCTACCCCATATAAGTCTGTCATGATTACATCACAAACTAAAACAGGATAGTTAGAATTCCATCCCGAACTAATTGACGATAGTTAGAACAACCTACAAATCTTACATGTCAGTCATATTTTATCTTTTTGTTCACTATAGGACAATTGGTCCCAGTGCAAATGGGAGTTGCTTTTTATCTTAACAACAAATAAAACGTTAATATTGGGACTAAGTTTGCtctaatttttgtttaaacAACGATATAACTTCTCCGCTATCTCTCAGCTTGGGATGACAATGGGTCGGGTTAAGATCAAATGAAGGCTTCACCATTACCCATCTGTTTTTCAATCCATTTTACCGGCCTTTATCTATCACATGCCTAACATCATTTGTATTCATCCACTCGTAATCTGCGTGTAAAACGGGTGAATAAGGAGTATTAAAAAAACCCAATCAACTTTAACATTTAGCcatcaaataataaataaaatatttgatatacGTAGtgtataaaaatgaaaaataacaaCAAATGGTTCGAGGAAATCAATTTGCAAGTAGACTTAAATATTTGCTTGTGATGAAATCAACAGTTTAGAGGAAAATCATTCACTGAAATGAAGAACACTGATGTAGTTTAGTAGCTGCTATTAACTGAGCAGCTAAGCTGATATTAGAATGAGGAAAACTCAGAATAATATCTGAATACAAGTTTGTGATTATTCGAATACAAACTAGAGAAGGCCAACTAGGAATATAAATACTACTAGGATGACAGCAATGCTCAACCAATCAGGAAGCAGCAGCAATCCTAACAACCAATCATAATACTCCAACACACATGCTGTAATAATCTAGCTGGCAATAGTTTGTTACAATTCAGTTACATGGGGTGTGATCTGCTGTGTGCTAAACCAGCATTGGGATGGTGTGATTGCCTTGCATCTTGTTGCTGTGTTGACTTGATGAAGTCAACATCATACTGTCCAACACCCCCCCTCAAGCTAGGAGTTGCAGGAGAGACACCTAGCTTGGATAAGAGGTCATGTAACTGAGGTGAAGGTAGAGCTTTGGTGAAAACATCGGCTAATTGAGAGTGAGTTGGCAAATAAGTGAGTTGTAAGAGACCTTCCAGCACTTTATCTCTGGTGAAATGGCAGTCGATTTCTATGTGTTTAGTCCTCTCATGGAAGACAGGATTCTTGGCAATGTATATAGCTGACTAGTTATCACAGTGAAGGGTAACTGGCTTCAAATTGGTCACACCAAACTCCTCAAGTAAACGAACCAACCAAGTGACTTCAGATGCAGCTGCAGCCATGGCCCTGTATTCAGCCTCTGAAGAACTTCTAGAAATGGTGCtttgtttcttggacttccaagACACAGGAGAATTGCCAAATAGCAATACATAGCCAGTCACTGACTTCCTAGTGTTGGGACAAGCAGCCCAATCACTGTCAGAAAAAGCTTGTAAAGTGAGAGAATCTGCAGCCTGCAGTAGAATACCTTGGCCTGCTGTGTGAGAAACATATCTAAGAACATGTGTGAGAGCAGCAACATGAGAATCCCTAGGTTGGTGCATAAATTGGCTCAGAAGTTGCACTGCAAAGCTAAGGTCAGGTCTTGTATGGGTTAAGAAATTCAACTTTCCCACCAAGGTTCTGTAAAGTTCTGGTTTATCATAAAGTGACCCTTCTTCAGCAagtaatttggtgtttattggTAGAGGAGTGACAGCAAATTTGGTCAAGTCAAAACCACAATCTGCAAGTAAAGACTTGGTGAACTTCTTTTGTGTCAGAACCACCCCATCAGGAAGATAGCCAACTTCTATACCAAGGAAATAACTCATAACACCCAAGTCtttgatactgaaaactgcatCCAAATGTTTCTTAAGAGAATTGATGGTAGGAACATGGTTCCCTATGAGTAAGATGTCATCAACATAAACTGCAGCAAGAGTAATGTATGTTGAATCTCTCTTAATGAATAGAGAATAGTCATTCTTGGATTGCACAAACCCTTGTTTCTGTAGTTCCCCATGTAGTTTAGCAAACCATTGCCTAGAAGCCTGCTTTAAACCATAAAGGGATTTAGTGAGTCTGCACACCTTGATACCAGGGTTTGGGATACCTTCAGGCATCTTCATGTATACTTCTTCATGTAGATCTCCATGGAGAAAAGCATTGTTCACATCAAGTTGATAAATAGTCTATTTCATGCTGGCAGCCAAAGCAATAAGGCACCTGACAGTAGCCATCTTTACCACTGGAGAAAAAGTCTCCTCAAAGTCAACACCATACTTTTGAGTATAACCTTGAGCTACAAGTCTTGCTTTACATCTTTCCAAAGTGCCATCAGCTCTAAGTTTGACTTTGAACACCCATTTACAACCAATGGGTTTCTTGCCATCTAGAAGAGTAACCACCTCCCATGTATGATTCTCAAGTAGAGCTTCTATTTCTTTCTCCATTGCCTTAATCCACTCTGGTTTAAGTGCAGCTTCTTTGTAGTTCTTTGGTTCAGTAATAGTATTAAGGTTAGCAACcataacatgaaattgaattgGAAGTGTGGAGTAAGAAACAAGATTGCACCAATGTTTGGCACTGTGACATTGGTAATCATTTA
This Spinacia oleracea cultivar Varoflay chromosome 6, BTI_SOV_V1, whole genome shotgun sequence DNA region includes the following protein-coding sequences:
- the LOC130463659 gene encoding uncharacterized mitochondrial protein AtMg00810-like, translated to MKMPEGIPNPGIKVCRLTKSLYGLKQASRQWFAKLHGELQKQGFVQSKNDYSLFIKRDSTYITLAAVYVDDILLIGNHVPTINSLKKHLDAVFSIKDLGVMSYFLGIEVGYLPDGVVLTQKKFTKSLLADCGFDLTKFAVTPLPINTKLLAEEGSLYDKPELYRTLVGKLNFLTHTRPDLSFAVQLLSQFMHQPRDSHVAALTHVLRYVSHTAGQGILLQAADSLTLQAFSDSDWAACPNTRKSVTGYVLLFGNSPVSWKSKKQSTISRSSSEAEYRAMAAAASEVTWLVRLLEEFAIYIAKNPVFHERTKHIEIDCHFTRDKVLEGLLQLTYLPTHSQLADVFTKALPSPQLHDLLSKLGVSPATPSLRGGVGQYDVDFIKSTQQQDARQSHHPNAGLAHSRSHPILAAQLIAATKLHQCSSFQ